ATGGTCCGGATGAGGACCGAAGGGTAGAAGAAGTCGGCGAAGAACTTGGCGTAGTTGCCCATCTGGAAGGCGACGATGTCGTCGCCGGTGGGGCTTCGAAGCCAGAAGGAATAGACGATAACGAAGCAGACGGGGATGACGAGGAGGAAGAAGACGGCTCCAAGGGCGGGGGAGAGCAGGACCCAAGGGGCCCATGGTTTGCTTTTCATGACGCCTCGATGTGGTGGGTGAATGAACATAATGCGCGGTCAGGAACCGGACATGGCCAAAAGCAGACTTGTCCGTCTGGAATTGACTTGAAACCAATGATCAGCAAGACATTGTTTTTACAGTATTTGATTTATTCGAGCATGTCAACTGATCTTTGAAATTTTCACGATATTGGATAAATATATATTCTCCGAACGCGATAAATTTACGAATGTTCGGGGGGATAGAAAAGAATCGATACATCACTTTTTGACTTGAAATCTCGTTTTGAAATTCAAAATACAATTAACGAAGATCATTTGATTGTTCCATAAAGATCAGTGGAGAGCAAAGATCGAAGGCTATTGCTGTCCAATGAGATCGTCTTCCATTGACATCAAAGATTCGAGCCCCTAGCCTCTTTTCAATATATCGACGTTTTTGAAAATTTGACGACACAGCCGGGAGCCGAGCGAAAATGGCGAGCAAGAAACGAGACAAACCATCCTGGAAATGGGATCAGACCAAGACTGACTTCATCCCCAAGAGCCTCAAGTTTGAGGATCTGACCGGCCAGCGGTTCAACCGTCTGGTGCCTGAATACCCCATTCGAACCCCTGACGGGGTCATCCTTTGGTTCTGTCGGTGCGATTGCGGAGGGGAGAAGCTGGCCTTGGCCAAGGATTTGAAAAAGGGAACAGTGGGCACCTGCGGCTGTTATTGGCGATGGGATCGGGCCAAGACCGATTTCGTTCCCCGCAATGTCCGATTCAAGGATCTGACCGGCCAAAGGTTCGGTGCTCTGGTGGCCCAGTTTCCTTTGCGGAGCGTCGAGAACGGTGTGGTCTGGAATTGTCTGTGCGACTGCGGCCAAAATGTCGAAGTGGTGGCTAGGAAGCTTAGAGACGGTCATGTTTTGTCCTGCGGATGCGGATCGCCGGGGCCGGGGGAAGTCTCACCCGGAAAGTGGGAGACGGACAAGAGCAGCTACATTCCGAAGAATCCGAATTTCGAGGATCTGACCGGGCGGCGTTTTGGGCGACTGATGGCCGAGTACCCCATCCGGACACCCGAGGGGGGTATCCTGTGGTTCTGTCAGTGCGATTGCGGCCGGAGCAAACAGGCGTTGACCCGCGATCTGTTGACCGGAACGATCACGTCCTGCGGATGCGGACCGCCGGGCGAAGCGCCGGATCCGAGCGGGAAGGGAGTTCTGGCTTGGCTCTCGGACATTGAGCACATAAAGGCCGAGGATTTGAAAGCCCTCTGGGACGAGCAGGGCGGTCGATGCGCCTTGAGCGGACTCATGGTGGCCATCGGCGTTGATGCGTCCCTGGACCGGATTGATCCCGAAAAGGGAGACGTGCCCGGGAACGTCCGCTGGGTGCATGCGGACATCAAGGCCATGAAAGGGGAACTGTCCGATACTCAATTTTTGGAATTGTGTGATCGAGTCGTGAGGCATCGGGCGACGACAATCGGGGGAGAAGACGGGTCGACTCGTTTTGACAGTGGAGAACCATAACGCCAATGAGGATCTTGCCATGAATTTTCCGACCGGGTCCGTGGACGATTTGAACACGGACCTGCTCTTTTATCAGACCCGGAAAAAAATCCCCTTCGTGTCCAGGGCCAAGGGGGTCCGCATCTGGGACCATACCGGCAAGGAATACATCGACGGCTGCTCCGGAGCGGTCATCAACAATATCGGCCATGGCGACCCCAGGGTGCTGGAGGCCATCAACCGCCAGGCCGAGCAGACCTTCTTCGTCTATCGGACCTATTTCGAGAACGAGCCGGCCGTTCGGTTGGCCCGGAAGTTGGTTCAGAATTCGGCCCCGCATCTGGAAAGGGTTTTCTATGTCTCGGGAGGATCCGAGGCAGTGGAATCGGCCATGAAGATCTGTCGCCAATATCACTACAACATGGGCAAGGGCAGTCGGCACGTATTCATCAGTCGACGCCCGGCCTACCATGGAGCCACCCTCGGGGCCCTGGCCCTGACCACCTATTCCCCCCTGGAAATCCCATTCCGGCCGATCATCAAGGATTATCCTAAAATTCCAGCGCCGTATTGCTATCGCTGCGCCTTCGGCCTCAACTATCCGGAGTGCGGATTGAAATGCGCCTGGGATCTGGAACGGGTCATCCAGGAACAGGGGTCGGAGAACGTGGCCGCCTTCGTGGTCGAGCCCATCGGCGGGGCCAGCACCGGGGCACTGGTGCCACCGGACACCTATTTCGCCATTATCCAGGACATCTGCGCCAAGTACGGGATCATGCTCATCCTGGACGAGGTCATGACCGGGTTCGGCCGGACCGGGGCCCTGTTCGCCTACGAGCACTGGAATGTGAAGGCCGATGTGGTGGCCCTGTCCAAGGGCATGGCCTCGGGCTACTATCCCCTTGGAGCCATCATGACCACCAGGACCATTGTTGACGCCATCGTCTCCAGTGGCGGCGGGTTCGCCCACGGTCACACCTACGCGGGAAACCCCATGGCCTGCGCCGTGGGTGAGCAGGTCCTGGACATCGTCCTGGAGGACGGTCTGGTGGCCAGATCGGCCGATAACGGGGCTTTTTTGAAGGCCGAACTGGAAGGTCTGGCCGAGCGATTCCCCATCATCGGCCAGGTCAGGGGCAAGGGCCTGCTCACGGCCCTGGAGTTGGTCCAGGAGCCATGGTCGAAGAAATCCTTTCCGCC
This sequence is a window from Deltaproteobacteria bacterium. Protein-coding genes within it:
- a CDS encoding ABC transporter permease, which codes for MKSKPWAPWVLLSPALGAVFFLLVIPVCFVIVYSFWLRSPTGDDIVAFQMGNYAKFFADFFYPSVLIRT
- a CDS encoding aminotransferase class III-fold pyridoxal phosphate-dependent enzyme; amino-acid sequence: MNFPTGSVDDLNTDLLFYQTRKKIPFVSRAKGVRIWDHTGKEYIDGCSGAVINNIGHGDPRVLEAINRQAEQTFFVYRTYFENEPAVRLARKLVQNSAPHLERVFYVSGGSEAVESAMKICRQYHYNMGKGSRHVFISRRPAYHGATLGALALTTYSPLEIPFRPIIKDYPKIPAPYCYRCAFGLNYPECGLKCAWDLERVIQEQGSENVAAFVVEPIGGASTGALVPPDTYFAIIQDICAKYGIMLILDEVMTGFGRTGALFAYEHWNVKADVVALSKGMASGYYPLGAIMTTRTIVDAIVSSGGGFAHGHTYAGNPMACAVGEQVLDIVLEDGLVARSADNGAFLKAELEGLAERFPIIGQVRGKGLLTALELVQEPWSKKSFPPEWSVNLLFTDEAYKEGLLIYPRRPVTGLAGDHVLIAPPLTISREEIGLLMERLERALIKTMAKL